In the genome of Verrucomicrobiia bacterium, one region contains:
- a CDS encoding glycosyltransferase family 39 protein encodes MKHIAGKLQVPLIIAGVLLIIVMAVPFRSTFVLGGDEGMELCKALLYVHEPGRVGDMWNDQPFLYTWALGGFIRVFGTELWPPRLASLAMTGLLLAMMCRLLPRESQWPSYLTCVLIFITWPSIPGLSMSAMCELIAFSVAMCAVGVAVTPEGNFRSIRAAGCGLLLGVAVNIKFTAIIVMPALAATMLFTETRQARHWLVAGGAFVLCSAALALALPHASWDLLWNSHMEARSTAFEKEYSNMGINWTELLDAPGALLAAGVGLVSSLKYKGWSNRSFIFATVLLATSVHISHRPWWWYYNVHLAIPISMLAALGMNYLSRAVRKQRFPLDECDGSRPARVLGQVDGSAALGLLAVVALWVSFGVTLFSREVLLVSPKSARHDDELLSIIGKYAASSKWVFARGPGLVYAFRSGIPMPPELIILSRKRFLAGRIREEDVTALVERYDPEMLLLPKVSETPTMEWQNLLSDRYVFVSEHPWLELYVHKRLHPAKAPSPGGVAASLGL; translated from the coding sequence ATGAAGCACATAGCAGGCAAATTGCAGGTACCCCTGATCATAGCAGGCGTACTTCTGATTATTGTCATGGCCGTGCCCTTCCGCAGCACCTTCGTGCTCGGCGGCGACGAAGGAATGGAACTCTGCAAGGCTCTTCTGTACGTCCACGAGCCAGGCCGGGTCGGAGACATGTGGAACGACCAGCCCTTCCTATATACCTGGGCACTCGGCGGCTTCATCCGAGTATTTGGAACGGAGCTTTGGCCGCCCCGCTTGGCCAGCTTGGCGATGACGGGTTTACTCTTGGCGATGATGTGCCGACTCCTGCCCAGGGAATCCCAATGGCCATCCTATTTGACGTGCGTGCTGATATTTATTACGTGGCCCAGCATTCCGGGCTTGTCGATGTCCGCGATGTGCGAATTAATTGCATTCTCAGTGGCCATGTGTGCGGTTGGCGTAGCAGTGACGCCCGAAGGCAACTTCCGGAGTATCCGTGCAGCGGGTTGTGGGCTGCTACTCGGCGTGGCGGTAAACATCAAGTTCACAGCTATAATCGTGATGCCTGCACTAGCAGCAACAATGCTATTCACAGAGACGAGACAGGCGCGGCATTGGCTTGTTGCTGGAGGGGCCTTCGTGCTTTGTAGTGCTGCCTTGGCTCTTGCATTGCCGCACGCCTCTTGGGACCTCCTGTGGAATTCCCACATGGAAGCCAGGAGTACGGCATTCGAGAAGGAGTATTCGAACATGGGCATCAACTGGACAGAGCTTCTAGATGCACCCGGAGCTTTGCTGGCGGCGGGCGTCGGCTTGGTCTCCAGCCTTAAATACAAAGGCTGGAGTAACCGTAGCTTTATATTCGCCACTGTCCTCCTTGCTACAAGTGTCCATATTTCTCATCGCCCTTGGTGGTGGTATTACAATGTCCATCTCGCGATTCCCATCTCTATGCTGGCCGCCCTGGGAATGAATTATTTGAGCCGGGCCGTGCGAAAGCAAAGGTTTCCACTCGACGAATGCGATGGAAGCAGACCTGCGAGGGTGCTTGGCCAAGTTGATGGGTCGGCAGCACTTGGATTGTTGGCAGTGGTAGCTCTGTGGGTCAGTTTTGGGGTTACCCTTTTCAGCCGGGAAGTGTTACTGGTGAGCCCAAAAAGCGCGAGGCACGACGACGAGCTACTTTCTATTATCGGGAAATATGCCGCAAGCTCGAAATGGGTATTCGCGAGAGGTCCTGGCCTCGTCTACGCCTTTCGTAGCGGCATTCCTATGCCGCCTGAGCTAATAATTCTGTCTCGAAAACGCTTTCTGGCCGGAAGGATTCGGGAAGAGGATGTCACCGCCCTTGTAGAACGCTATGACCCTGAGATGCTGCTTCTACCCAAGGTATCAGAGACTCCAACGATGGAGTGGCAGAATCTGCTCTCCGACCGGTACGTATTCGTGAGCGAGCACCCTTGGCTTGAGCTGTATGTTCACAAACGGCTCCACCCAGCAAAGGCCCCGAGCCCGGGAGGTGTCGCCGCGAGTCTTGGGTTATAG
- a CDS encoding DUF2029 domain-containing protein, whose product MPQPGPHPGRNRLADHSNRRKGVALDMSPDKPALPPPGPAPGAMQVAWVYVLLMGSLLLRLSVLDYSSGDYRAFLSVWYDHLVEHGRWTALKDDFSNYPPLYLYLLSLATFLPLPKLYSIKLLSIAADYVLAWFLFRMVRCRFPEGPRPWAAAGAVLFLPTVWFNSAVWGQCDAMFTAALVATLYYLMSGRPLAAMVAFGLAGSLKPQAIFLMPFLVGAFPLIRIPWKHAAVPVGVYALVGLPAVLAGRPVLDVMLHWGRQTPFFRKLTVGATNWYQWLSDAHYDTFHTTGIVLTLVVTVFLILAMQQPASMDRRAWLVTTATFSTLFAPYFLPGMHERYFYAADVFSIAYAFFVPGGWRVAAAVQCCSFFTYLPYLFEREPVPRPFLAILMTAALVLVGRDLVRAIVQPKPEPESA is encoded by the coding sequence ATGCCCCAACCCGGACCGCATCCCGGGAGGAATCGCCTCGCCGACCACTCCAACCGGCGGAAAGGGGTCGCCCTCGACATGAGCCCGGACAAACCCGCCTTGCCTCCACCCGGGCCTGCCCCCGGGGCCATGCAGGTTGCGTGGGTTTATGTCCTGCTGATGGGATCGCTCCTGCTGCGGCTGAGTGTGCTCGACTATTCGAGCGGCGATTACCGCGCCTTTTTGAGCGTCTGGTACGACCATCTGGTCGAGCACGGACGCTGGACGGCCTTGAAGGACGATTTCAGCAACTACCCTCCGCTGTATCTGTATCTTCTGTCCCTCGCCACCTTCCTCCCGTTGCCGAAGCTCTACTCGATCAAGCTCCTCTCCATTGCCGCTGACTATGTCCTCGCCTGGTTCCTGTTCCGGATGGTCCGGTGCCGCTTTCCGGAGGGGCCAAGGCCCTGGGCGGCCGCCGGCGCAGTCCTCTTCCTGCCGACCGTCTGGTTCAACAGCGCGGTGTGGGGTCAATGCGATGCCATGTTCACCGCCGCACTGGTGGCGACCCTGTACTACCTGATGAGCGGGCGGCCGCTGGCCGCGATGGTGGCCTTCGGGCTGGCCGGCTCGTTGAAGCCTCAAGCGATCTTCCTGATGCCGTTTCTCGTGGGCGCCTTCCCGTTGATCCGCATCCCGTGGAAGCACGCGGCGGTGCCCGTCGGGGTCTATGCACTCGTCGGCCTGCCGGCGGTGCTGGCGGGGCGGCCGGTGCTCGATGTCATGCTGCATTGGGGCCGGCAAACCCCCTTCTTCCGAAAGCTCACCGTGGGAGCGACCAACTGGTACCAGTGGTTGTCCGACGCGCATTACGACACGTTCCATACGACCGGCATCGTCCTCACGCTCGTGGTGACCGTCTTCCTGATCCTCGCGATGCAGCAGCCCGCCTCGATGGATCGCCGGGCCTGGCTGGTGACCACGGCCACCTTCTCCACGCTGTTCGCGCCGTACTTCCTCCCGGGCATGCACGAACGCTACTTCTACGCGGCCGATGTCTTCTCCATCGCGTATGCCTTCTTCGTGCCGGGCGGCTGGAGGGTTGCCGCGGCGGTGCAGTGCTGTTCGTTCTTCACCTACCTGCCGTACCTGTTCGAGCGCGAGCCGGTGCCGCGTCCCTTCCTCGCGATCCTCATGACCGCCGCCCTGGTGCTGGTCGGAAGGGATCTCGTCCGGGCCATCGTACAGCCCAAACCCGAACCGGAGAGCGCGTGA